Genomic window (Chryseobacterium sp. H1D6B):
TTTTAGATAATACTTCACAGCCAGGAGCAAAAGGAGTTTCCCCAATGGAAAGTGTTTTGATGGCGGTAGCTGGATGCAGCGGAATAGATGTGGTTTCTATTTTAAAAAAGCAGCGTCAGGAAATCACTGGCTTTAAAGCAGAAGTAGAGGGAGAAAGAGTTCAGGTAGAAGACGCAAAACCTTTTAAATCTATTAAAGTTAAATTTCTTCTAGAGGGAAATATGGATCCTAAGAAAGCATTAAAAGCAGCAGAATTATCTTTTGAAAAATACTGTTCTGTTTCCAAAACATTAGAACCTAATGTAGAAATTGGATATGAAGTTTTATTAAATGGAGAGAAGATCTAATCTCTAAATACAATACATAAAAAAAACCGGACAGGCAGTCCGGTTTTTTTATTTTAGAAACTATTAATAATTATTTCTTAATTATTTTGGTGCTCTTTACAGAACCGTCTTTCATCGTTGCTGTCAAGATATAAAGCCCTGACTTGATTCCGGATAAATGCAGTGCAGCAGACGGATTGTCCATTGTTTTCACTGTAATTCCTGAAAGATCTGTAATTGAAATGTGTTTAACATTAGATGCGTTTTCAATATAAATAGTATCACTAAAAGGATTAGGATATGCCAGTCTTTCTTTAGTCGCAGCTGTTGTTTCATTTACAGCCAAGGATAAAGGCTCTAGTGTTACAGTAACTGTGAAT
Coding sequences:
- a CDS encoding OsmC family protein; its protein translation is MKITLNRINDDFLFECTNSQGNSILLDNTSQPGAKGVSPMESVLMAVAGCSGIDVVSILKKQRQEITGFKAEVEGERVQVEDAKPFKSIKVKFLLEGNMDPKKALKAAELSFEKYCSVSKTLEPNVEIGYEVLLNGEKI